The genome window AAAATGTCAAAATTTGGCATTTTGCGTATGTTGGAGACAATACGATAATTGGTGACAATGTAAAGATTGGCTCTTTGGCGCACGTAGACTACAACGTGATCATAGGCGAAAATACCATGATAGAAGGCCTAGTTTACATCCCTCCCCTGTCAAGGATTGGAAAAAATGTTTTTGTCGGTCCTGCCGCTTCGTTGACAAACGATCCATATCCTCCAAGTGACAAACTAATTGGCGTTACGATCAAGAATGGGGCAATAATTGGATCTCGAGCCGTAATAAAGGCAGGGGTAACAATAGGTGAGAACAGCGTAGTTGCGATGGGAGCAGTCGTTACAAAAGATGTTCCAGACAACGTCCTCGTAGCTGGGGTTCCTGCAAAGGTAAAGTATTCCAGAGAGGAATACGATAGAAAGCAAAAAGAATGGAAGTCCTAAGAC of Candidatus Nitrosotenuis sp. DW1 contains these proteins:
- a CDS encoding acyltransferase, yielding MVTNHISEKAKIGKNVKIWHFAYVGDNTIIGDNVKIGSLAHVDYNVIIGENTMIEGLVYIPPLSRIGKNVFVGPAASLTNDPYPPSDKLIGVTIKNGAIIGSRAVIKAGVTIGENSVVAMGAVVTKDVPDNVLVAGVPAKVKYSREEYDRKQKEWKS